From a region of the Bradyrhizobium diazoefficiens genome:
- a CDS encoding 50S ribosomal protein L23 gives MTKNIEARHYDVIVSPVVTEKATIASEHNKVLFKVAAKATKPQIKEAIEKLFDVKVKSVNTLVRKGKTKVFRGNLGSQSNTKRAIVTLEEGHRIDVTTGL, from the coding sequence ATGACGAAGAACATCGAGGCTCGCCACTACGACGTGATCGTGTCGCCGGTCGTGACCGAAAAGGCGACGATCGCCTCGGAGCACAACAAGGTGCTGTTCAAGGTAGCCGCAAAGGCGACCAAGCCGCAGATCAAGGAAGCGATCGAGAAGCTGTTCGACGTCAAGGTCAAGAGCGTCAACACGCTGGTCCGCAAGGGCAAGACCAAGGTCTTCCGCGGCAATCTCGGTTCGCAGTCGAACACCAAGCGCGCGATCGTGACCCTCGAAGAGGGCCACCGGATCGACGTCACCACCGGTCTGTAG
- the rplV gene encoding 50S ribosomal protein L22: MSKPKRERSLADNEAKAVARMLRVSPQKLNLVAQLIRGRKAAAALADLQFSRKRIAVDVKKCLESAIANAENNHDLDVDDLVVAQAFVGNGLVMKRFAARGRGRSGRVYKPFSQLTIIVRQVEAEAAA, translated from the coding sequence ATGAGCAAACCTAAGCGCGAACGGAGCCTCGCCGACAACGAGGCCAAGGCGGTCGCCCGGATGCTGCGGGTGAGCCCGCAGAAGCTCAACCTGGTCGCTCAGCTCATTCGCGGCCGGAAGGCTGCTGCTGCGCTCGCCGATCTGCAGTTTTCGCGCAAGCGGATCGCGGTCGATGTGAAGAAGTGCCTGGAATCGGCTATCGCCAACGCCGAGAACAACCACGACCTCGACGTCGACGATCTTGTCGTGGCGCAGGCCTTCGTCGGCAACGGCCTCGTGATGAAGCGCTTTGCCGCCCGCGGCCGTGGCCGCTCGGGCCGTGTCTACAAACCATTTTCGCAGCTGACGATCATCGTTCGTCAGGTCGAAGCCGAAGCAGCCGCTTAA
- the rplB gene encoding 50S ribosomal protein L2, translating into MALKKFNPTTPGQRQLVMVDRSALYKGKPVKALTEGKHSSGGRNNTGRITVRFRGGGHKRTLRTVDFKREKIDVPATVERLEYDPNRTGFIALIKYQDGEQAYILAPQRLAVGDTIIAGNYVDVKPGNVMPLGNMPVGTIIHNIEVKIGKGGQLARSAGTYAQLVGRDQDYVIIRLNSGEQRLVHGRCRGTIGAVSNPDHMNTSIGKAGRNRWLGRKPHNRGVSMNPIDHPHGGGEGRTSGGRHPVTPWGKPTKGKKTRTNKSTNKFILLSRHKRKK; encoded by the coding sequence ATGGCACTGAAGAAATTCAACCCCACGACGCCGGGCCAGCGCCAGCTGGTCATGGTCGATCGTTCGGCCCTCTACAAGGGCAAGCCGGTCAAGGCGCTCACCGAGGGCAAGCACTCCTCGGGCGGCCGCAACAACACCGGTCGCATCACCGTGCGCTTCCGCGGCGGCGGCCACAAGAGGACGCTGCGCACCGTCGATTTCAAGCGCGAGAAGATCGACGTCCCCGCGACCGTCGAGCGGCTCGAGTACGATCCGAACCGCACCGGCTTCATCGCGCTGATCAAGTATCAGGACGGCGAGCAGGCCTACATCCTGGCGCCGCAGCGCCTCGCCGTGGGCGACACCATCATCGCCGGCAACTACGTCGACGTGAAGCCCGGCAACGTCATGCCGCTCGGCAACATGCCGGTCGGCACGATCATCCACAACATCGAGGTCAAGATCGGGAAGGGCGGCCAGCTCGCCCGTTCCGCGGGCACCTACGCCCAGCTCGTCGGCCGCGACCAGGACTACGTGATCATCCGCCTGAACTCGGGGGAGCAGCGCCTGGTGCACGGCCGTTGCCGCGGCACGATCGGCGCGGTGTCGAACCCGGATCACATGAACACCTCGATCGGCAAGGCCGGCCGCAACCGTTGGCTGGGCCGCAAGCCGCACAACCGCGGTGTTTCGATGAACCCGATCGACCATCCGCACGGCGGCGGTGAGGGTCGTACCTCGGGCGGCCGCCACCCGGTCACTCCGTGGGGCAAGCCGACCAAGGGCAAGAAGACCCGCACCAACAAGTCGACCAACAAATTCATTCTCCTAAGCCGCCACAAGCGGAAGAAGTAA
- the rpsC gene encoding 30S ribosomal protein S3, with protein sequence MGQKINPIGLRLGINRTWDSRWFAAKQEYGKLLHEDVKIREILHKELKQAAVARIVIERPHKKCRVTIHSARPGVVIGKKGADIDKLRKKVADITSSDVVINIVEIRKPELDATLVAESIAQQLERRVAFRRAMKRAVQSAMRLGAEGIRINCSGRLGGAEIARMEWYREGRVPLHTLRADIDYGVATAFTTFGTCGVKVWIFKGEILEHDPMAQDKRMAEGETGGGGDRGGRQRRDTAAA encoded by the coding sequence ATGGGTCAAAAGATCAATCCGATCGGTCTGCGTCTCGGCATCAACCGTACCTGGGATTCCCGGTGGTTCGCCGCCAAGCAGGAATACGGCAAGCTGCTGCACGAGGACGTCAAGATCCGCGAGATCCTGCACAAGGAGCTCAAGCAGGCGGCCGTCGCCCGCATCGTGATCGAGCGTCCGCACAAGAAGTGCCGCGTCACCATCCACTCGGCTCGTCCGGGCGTGGTGATCGGCAAGAAGGGCGCCGACATCGACAAGCTGCGCAAGAAGGTTGCGGACATCACCTCGTCCGACGTCGTCATCAACATCGTCGAGATTCGCAAGCCGGAGCTCGATGCGACGCTGGTGGCCGAGTCGATCGCACAGCAGCTCGAGCGCCGCGTGGCGTTCCGCCGTGCCATGAAGCGCGCCGTGCAGTCGGCGATGCGTCTCGGCGCGGAAGGCATCCGCATCAATTGCTCGGGACGTCTGGGCGGGGCGGAAATCGCGCGCATGGAATGGTACCGCGAAGGTCGCGTGCCGTTGCACACGCTGCGCGCCGACATCGACTACGGCGTTGCGACCGCGTTCACGACCTTCGGCACCTGCGGCGTCAAGGTCTGGATCTTCAAGGGCGAGATCCTCGAGCACGATCCGATGGCCCAGGACAAGAGAATGGCCGAAGGCGAGACGGGCGGTGGCGGCGATCGTGGTGGCCGTCAGCGCCGCGATACGGCTGCAGCCTGA
- the rpsS gene encoding 30S ribosomal protein S19 has product MVRSVWKGPFVEGSLLKKADAARASGRHDVIKIWSRRSTILPQFVGLTFGVYNGQKHVPVAVNEEMVGHKFGEFSPTRTFHGHSGDKKAKKA; this is encoded by the coding sequence ATGGTTCGTTCAGTCTGGAAAGGCCCGTTCGTCGAGGGTTCTCTGCTCAAGAAGGCAGATGCCGCGCGCGCGTCCGGCCGTCACGACGTCATCAAGATCTGGAGCCGTCGCTCGACGATCCTGCCGCAGTTCGTCGGCCTGACCTTCGGCGTTTACAACGGTCAGAAGCACGTGCCGGTGGCCGTCAACGAGGAAATGGTCGGTCACAAGTTCGGCGAGTTTTCGCCGACCCGGACCTTCCATGGCCACTCCGGCGACAAGAAAGCCAAGAAGGCTTGA
- the tuf gene encoding elongation factor Tu gives MAKAKFERNKPHCNIGTIGHVDHGKTSLTAAITKVLAEAGGATFTAYDQIDKAPEEKARGITISTAHVEYETPNRHYAHVDCPGHADYVKNMITGAAQMDGAILVVSAADGPMPQTREHILLARQVGVPALVVFLNKCDMVDDPELLELVELEVRELLSKYEFPGDKIPIIKGSALAALEDSDKKLGHDAILELMKNVDEYIPQPERPIDQPFLMPVEDVFSISGRGTVVTGRVERGIVKVGEEIEIVGLRATQKTTVTGVEMFRKLLDQGQAGDNIGALLRGTKREDVERGQVLAKPGSVKPHTKFKAEAYILTKEEGGRHTPFFTNYRPQFYFRTTDVTGVVHLPEGTEMVMPGDNIAMEVHLIVPIAMEEKLRFAIREGGRTVGAGVVASIIE, from the coding sequence ATGGCCAAAGCAAAGTTTGAACGTAACAAGCCGCACTGCAACATCGGCACCATCGGTCACGTCGACCATGGCAAGACGTCGCTGACGGCGGCGATCACCAAGGTTCTCGCCGAAGCCGGCGGTGCGACGTTCACCGCGTACGACCAGATCGACAAGGCGCCGGAAGAGAAGGCGCGCGGCATCACGATCTCGACCGCGCACGTCGAGTACGAGACGCCGAACCGCCACTACGCGCACGTCGACTGCCCCGGCCATGCCGACTACGTCAAGAACATGATCACCGGCGCCGCCCAGATGGACGGCGCGATCCTGGTCGTGTCGGCCGCTGACGGCCCGATGCCGCAGACCCGCGAGCACATCCTGCTCGCCCGCCAGGTCGGCGTGCCCGCGCTCGTCGTGTTCCTCAACAAGTGCGACATGGTCGACGATCCGGAACTGCTCGAGCTCGTCGAGCTCGAAGTCCGCGAATTGCTCTCCAAGTACGAATTCCCGGGCGACAAGATCCCGATCATCAAAGGCTCGGCGCTCGCCGCTCTCGAAGATTCCGACAAGAAGCTCGGCCACGACGCCATCCTCGAGCTGATGAAGAATGTCGACGAGTACATCCCGCAGCCGGAGCGTCCGATCGACCAGCCGTTCCTGATGCCGGTTGAAGACGTGTTCTCGATCTCTGGCCGCGGCACCGTCGTGACCGGCCGTGTCGAGCGCGGCATCGTCAAGGTCGGCGAAGAAATCGAGATCGTCGGCCTGCGTGCGACCCAGAAGACGACCGTCACCGGCGTCGAAATGTTCCGCAAGCTGCTCGATCAGGGCCAGGCCGGCGACAACATCGGTGCGCTGCTCCGCGGCACCAAGCGTGAAGACGTCGAGCGCGGCCAGGTTCTGGCCAAGCCGGGTTCGGTCAAGCCGCACACCAAGTTCAAGGCCGAGGCTTACATCCTCACCAAGGAAGAGGGCGGTCGCCACACCCCGTTCTTCACCAACTACCGTCCGCAGTTCTACTTCCGCACCACCGACGTGACCGGTGTCGTGCACCTGCCGGAAGGCACCGAGATGGTGATGCCGGGCGACAACATCGCGATGGAAGTGCACCTGATCGTGCCGATCGCGATGGAAGAGAAGCTCCGCTTCGCGATCCGCGAAGGCGGGCGCACCGTCGGCGCCGGCGTCGTCGCCTCGATCATCGAGTAA
- the rplC gene encoding 50S ribosomal protein L3 codes for MRSGVIAQKVGMTRVFTEAGEHIPVTVLKLGNCQVVGHRTEEKNGYVALQLGSGSRKTVYMPKAERGQFAVAKVEPKRRVEEFRVSQDAMIPVGAEILADHFVVGQFVDVTGTSVGKGFAGGMKRWNFGGLRATHGVSVSHRSIGSTGGRQDPGKTWKNKKMPGHMGVDRITTLNLRVVQTDVERGLILVEGAVPGSKGGWIRVRDAVKKPLPKEAPKPGKFKVAGDAEAAPAAQEA; via the coding sequence ATGCGCTCCGGAGTGATCGCACAAAAGGTCGGGATGACGCGGGTCTTCACGGAGGCCGGCGAACATATCCCCGTGACCGTGCTGAAGCTCGGCAATTGCCAGGTCGTAGGCCACCGTACCGAAGAGAAGAACGGTTACGTCGCGCTCCAGCTCGGTTCTGGCAGCCGCAAGACCGTGTACATGCCCAAGGCGGAGCGCGGCCAGTTCGCGGTCGCCAAGGTCGAACCGAAGCGCCGGGTCGAGGAATTCCGCGTCTCGCAAGACGCGATGATTCCCGTCGGGGCCGAGATCCTTGCCGATCACTTCGTCGTCGGCCAGTTCGTCGACGTCACCGGCACCTCGGTCGGTAAGGGCTTCGCCGGCGGCATGAAGCGCTGGAACTTCGGCGGCCTGCGTGCCACCCACGGCGTGTCGGTCTCGCACCGTTCGATCGGTTCGACCGGCGGCCGTCAGGACCCCGGCAAGACCTGGAAGAACAAGAAGATGCCCGGCCACATGGGTGTCGACCGCATCACCACGCTCAACCTTCGCGTCGTCCAGACCGATGTCGAGCGCGGCCTGATCCTCGTCGAAGGCGCCGTTCCCGGCTCCAAGGGCGGCTGGATCCGCGTGCGCGACGCCGTCAAGAAGCCGCTGCCGAAGGAAGCTCCGAAGCCCGGCAAGTTCAAGGTTGCTGGCGACGCGGAAGCCGCTCCGGCTGCGCAGGAGGCGTGA
- the rpsJ gene encoding 30S ribosomal protein S10 — protein MNGQNIRIRLKAFDHRILDTSTREIVNTAKRTGAQVRGPIPLPTRIEKFTVNRSPHVDKKSREQFEMRTHKRLLDIVDPTPQTVDALMKLDLAAGVDVEIKL, from the coding sequence ATGAACGGCCAAAACATTCGTATCCGTCTCAAGGCGTTCGACCATCGTATCCTCGATACGTCGACCCGCGAGATCGTGAACACGGCGAAGCGCACCGGCGCGCAGGTCCGCGGACCCATTCCGCTGCCCACCCGCATCGAGAAGTTCACCGTCAACCGTTCGCCCCACGTCGACAAGAAGAGCCGCGAGCAGTTCGAGATGCGCACTCACAAGCGCCTGCTCGACATCGTCGATCCGACCCCGCAGACCGTCGACGCTTTGATGAAGCTCGATCTGGCCGCCGGTGTCGACGTCGAGATCAAGCTCTAA
- the rplD gene encoding 50S ribosomal protein L4, protein MELKVTTLEGKEAGSVQLSDTIFGLEPRQDIIARCVQWQLNKRQAGTHKAKGRAEIWRTGKKMYKQKGTGGARHGSARVPQFRGGGRAFGPVVRSHATDLPKKVRALALKHALSAKAKDGDLVVIDKAALEAAKTKALLGHFSGLGLTNALIIDGAELNNGFAAAARNIPNMDVLPIQGINVYDILRRQKLVLTKAAIDALEARFK, encoded by the coding sequence ATGGAATTGAAGGTCACCACCCTCGAAGGTAAGGAAGCCGGCTCGGTCCAGCTCTCCGACACCATTTTCGGCCTCGAGCCGCGTCAGGACATCATTGCACGTTGCGTGCAGTGGCAGCTCAACAAGCGCCAGGCTGGTACGCACAAGGCCAAGGGCCGCGCGGAAATCTGGCGCACCGGCAAGAAGATGTACAAGCAGAAGGGCACCGGCGGTGCTCGTCACGGCTCGGCCCGCGTGCCGCAGTTCCGCGGCGGCGGTCGTGCCTTCGGTCCGGTGGTGCGCTCGCATGCCACCGACCTGCCGAAGAAGGTCCGTGCGCTCGCTTTGAAGCATGCGCTCTCGGCCAAGGCCAAGGACGGCGATCTCGTCGTGATCGACAAGGCCGCGCTGGAAGCCGCCAAGACCAAGGCGCTGCTCGGTCATTTCTCGGGTCTGGGCTTGACCAACGCGCTGATCATCGACGGTGCCGAACTCAACAACGGCTTTGCCGCTGCGGCCCGCAACATCCCGAACATGGACGTGCTGCCGATCCAGGGCATCAACGTCTATGACATTCTGCGCCGTCAGAAGCTCGTTCTGACCAAGGCCGCCATCGATGCGCTGGAGGCGCGCTTCAAATGA